Proteins from a genomic interval of Musa acuminata AAA Group cultivar baxijiao chromosome BXJ1-9, Cavendish_Baxijiao_AAA, whole genome shotgun sequence:
- the LOC135586854 gene encoding piriformospora indica-insensitive protein 2-like isoform X2: protein MWYVTGLSIGPLLDGSLECAEDAVFSPLLFELKQLRRLSFLGCFSSHRQTTIPSRHWEKLAGSLETLEFRSNQGLVGEVPADLAQLTRLQSLVLVDNSLSGELPRELGNLARLKRLALAGNRFCGYIPASLGSNMAELLILDLSRNSLTGSLPSSLGHLASLLKLDLSHNLLNGSIPSELGSLGSLTLLDLRNNELSGVLARAHTLHRMVSLQDLLLSDNPLGGSLSEVQWENLANLTTLDLSRANLSGAIPESIAGLKRLRFLALDNNRLSGSVSPKLATLPSLTALYLNGNNLTGELRFSDEFYRRMGRRSAFWDNPYLCHGSVGMPTGVEQCKQAQQTTSNPEDKAAYDGNPGKSWSMSTSFGLPASSISAWWGVRVRESVVALLLVMLLETLLIMHP, encoded by the coding sequence ATGTGGTACGTCACCGGCCTAAGCATCGGTCCGCTCCTCGACGGCTCACTCGAATGCGCAGAGGATGCAGTGTTTAGTCCACTGCTATTCGAGTTGAAGCAACTCAGGAGGCTTTCCTTCTTGGGTTGCTTCTCTTCGCATCGCCAGACCACCATCCCCTCGCGCCACTGGGAGAAGCTAGCTGGAAGCTTGGAGACTCTGGAGTTTCGATCGAATCAAGGCCTCGTCGGTGAAGTCCCGGCCGACCTCGCTCAGCTCACAAGACTGCAGTCGCTGGTGCTTGTCGACAACTCCTTGTCTGGCGAGTTGCCACGGGAACTCGGCAATCTGGCTCGGCTCAAAAGGCTAGCGCTCGCCGGGAATCGATTCTGCGGTTACATCCCGGCTTCTCTTGGGAGCAACATGGCCGAGCTGTTGATCTTAGACCTGAGCAGGAATTCTCTGACCGGTTCTCTTCCTTCCTCGCTCGGCCATCTTGCTTCGCTCTTAAAGCTAGACCTGAGTCACAACCTCCTAAATGGGAGTATCCCATCGGAGCTCGGAAGCCTCGGGAGTCTTACTCTACTCGACCTCAGAAACAACGAGCTATCCGGTGTTCTGGCTCGGGCTCATACTCTGCACCGCATGGTCTCGCTCCAAGACTTGCTCCTCTCCGACAACCCATTGGGCGGGAGTCTATCGGAAGTCCAGTGGGAGAACCTCGCCAACCTCACCACCCTGGACCTTTCTCGTGCCAACTTAAGCGGAGCAATTCCAGAATCGATCGCGGGGTTGAAGAGATTAAGGTTCCTTGCGTTGGATAACAACCGGCTCTCCGGCAGCGTTTCCCCCAAGCTTGCGACTTTGCCTTCTCTGACTGCGCTCTATCTCAATGGCAACAATTTGACAGGGGAGCTCAGGTTCTCCGACGAGTTCTACCGAAGAATGGGGAGGAGATCCGCTTTTTGGGACAACCCATACCTCTGCCATGGTTCAGTGGGTATGCCGACAGGCGTAGAACAATGCAAACAAGCGCAGCAGACGACGTCTAATCCAGAAGACAAGGCTGCATACGATGGGAACCCCGGTAAGAGTTGGAGCATGTCGACCTCGTTTGGCTTACCGGCTTCTTCAATTAGTGCTTGGTGGGGAGTACGTGTTCGAGAGTCGGTGGTCGCGCTTCTTTTGGTCATGTTGTTGGAGACGCTCTTAATCATGCATCCATAG
- the LOC135586854 gene encoding piriformospora indica-insensitive protein 2-like isoform X1: MRRSTSSWALLPLSLLLIFFHVSSEGEVSIAPMQRTEQEALYLVIQDVVGKRWNGSQLYPDPCGWTQIQGVSCDLFDGMWYVTGLSIGPLLDGSLECAEDAVFSPLLFELKQLRRLSFLGCFSSHRQTTIPSRHWEKLAGSLETLEFRSNQGLVGEVPADLAQLTRLQSLVLVDNSLSGELPRELGNLARLKRLALAGNRFCGYIPASLGSNMAELLILDLSRNSLTGSLPSSLGHLASLLKLDLSHNLLNGSIPSELGSLGSLTLLDLRNNELSGVLARAHTLHRMVSLQDLLLSDNPLGGSLSEVQWENLANLTTLDLSRANLSGAIPESIAGLKRLRFLALDNNRLSGSVSPKLATLPSLTALYLNGNNLTGELRFSDEFYRRMGRRSAFWDNPYLCHGSVGMPTGVEQCKQAQQTTSNPEDKAAYDGNPGKSWSMSTSFGLPASSISAWWGVRVRESVVALLLVMLLETLLIMHP, from the exons ATGAGAAGAAGCACTTCTAGTTGGGCTCTTCTTCCACTCTCGCTCCTCCTTATCTTCTTCCATGTATCATCTGAAGGAGAAGTGTCCATAGCTCCCATGCAGAGGACAGAGCAAGAAGCTTTGTATTTAGTTATTCAAGACGTTGTTGGTAAACGGTGGAATGGTTCACAACTTTATCCCGACCCTTGCGGATGGACTCAAATCCAG GGAGTGTCATGCGATCTGTTTGACGGGATGTGGTACGTCACCGGCCTAAGCATCGGTCCGCTCCTCGACGGCTCACTCGAATGCGCAGAGGATGCAGTGTTTAGTCCACTGCTATTCGAGTTGAAGCAACTCAGGAGGCTTTCCTTCTTGGGTTGCTTCTCTTCGCATCGCCAGACCACCATCCCCTCGCGCCACTGGGAGAAGCTAGCTGGAAGCTTGGAGACTCTGGAGTTTCGATCGAATCAAGGCCTCGTCGGTGAAGTCCCGGCCGACCTCGCTCAGCTCACAAGACTGCAGTCGCTGGTGCTTGTCGACAACTCCTTGTCTGGCGAGTTGCCACGGGAACTCGGCAATCTGGCTCGGCTCAAAAGGCTAGCGCTCGCCGGGAATCGATTCTGCGGTTACATCCCGGCTTCTCTTGGGAGCAACATGGCCGAGCTGTTGATCTTAGACCTGAGCAGGAATTCTCTGACCGGTTCTCTTCCTTCCTCGCTCGGCCATCTTGCTTCGCTCTTAAAGCTAGACCTGAGTCACAACCTCCTAAATGGGAGTATCCCATCGGAGCTCGGAAGCCTCGGGAGTCTTACTCTACTCGACCTCAGAAACAACGAGCTATCCGGTGTTCTGGCTCGGGCTCATACTCTGCACCGCATGGTCTCGCTCCAAGACTTGCTCCTCTCCGACAACCCATTGGGCGGGAGTCTATCGGAAGTCCAGTGGGAGAACCTCGCCAACCTCACCACCCTGGACCTTTCTCGTGCCAACTTAAGCGGAGCAATTCCAGAATCGATCGCGGGGTTGAAGAGATTAAGGTTCCTTGCGTTGGATAACAACCGGCTCTCCGGCAGCGTTTCCCCCAAGCTTGCGACTTTGCCTTCTCTGACTGCGCTCTATCTCAATGGCAACAATTTGACAGGGGAGCTCAGGTTCTCCGACGAGTTCTACCGAAGAATGGGGAGGAGATCCGCTTTTTGGGACAACCCATACCTCTGCCATGGTTCAGTGGGTATGCCGACAGGCGTAGAACAATGCAAACAAGCGCAGCAGACGACGTCTAATCCAGAAGACAAGGCTGCATACGATGGGAACCCCGGTAAGAGTTGGAGCATGTCGACCTCGTTTGGCTTACCGGCTTCTTCAATTAGTGCTTGGTGGGGAGTACGTGTTCGAGAGTCGGTGGTCGCGCTTCTTTTGGTCATGTTGTTGGAGACGCTCTTAATCATGCATCCATAG